The proteins below come from a single Nostoc sp. KVJ3 genomic window:
- a CDS encoding histidine phosphatase family protein: MTRVIIVRHGQSGYNTERRIQGRTDASTLTEKGRNDASKVGKALSNILFNAIYSSPLQRAKHTADIIHSELATHSEQSPVIQVSDLLLEIDLPLWEALLTSEVKQKFAEDYRTWHQHPDELRMLLNEPQGTREHFPVLALYEQARQFWQEILSQHQGETILIVGHNGINRALISTALGIPPSRYHSIQQSNCGITVLNFAGGLGEAVQLESLNQTQHTGETLPSLRPDHQGVRLLLVRHGETDWNRQTRFQGQIDVPLNDNGRQQSQKAAEFLQEVAIDFAVSSTMLRPKETAEIILKQHPDVKLDLQNGLREISHGLWEGKLETEIEQEFPGELQRWRLVPTQVQMPEGENLQQVYDRSVAAWQSILQTASTNQFQTVLVVAHDATNKTLLCHILGLPLENFWNFRQGNGAVSVIDYSSGIDGLPVLQAMNITTHFGGGVLDKTAAGAL, from the coding sequence ATGACTCGTGTCATCATTGTGCGCCACGGTCAAAGCGGTTATAACACCGAGCGGCGTATTCAGGGACGCACTGATGCGTCAACATTAACCGAGAAAGGTCGTAACGATGCCAGTAAAGTTGGTAAAGCCCTCAGCAATATTTTATTTAATGCTATTTATAGCAGTCCCCTGCAACGAGCAAAACACACAGCAGATATTATCCATAGTGAGTTAGCTACTCATTCTGAACAATCTCCTGTAATTCAAGTTTCTGATTTGCTGCTAGAAATTGACCTCCCTTTATGGGAAGCACTGTTAACTTCTGAAGTTAAGCAAAAGTTTGCCGAAGACTACCGCACTTGGCATCAACACCCCGACGAACTGCGGATGCTACTAAATGAGCCACAGGGAACAAGAGAACATTTTCCTGTTCTTGCTTTATACGAACAAGCGCGACAGTTTTGGCAAGAAATTTTGTCTCAGCATCAAGGCGAAACTATTCTCATAGTGGGACATAATGGCATTAATCGCGCCTTGATTAGTACAGCTTTGGGAATTCCCCCAAGTCGCTACCATTCAATCCAGCAATCTAACTGTGGCATCACTGTACTAAATTTTGCTGGCGGATTAGGCGAAGCAGTCCAGCTAGAATCTTTAAATCAGACGCAACATACAGGAGAAACTTTACCTTCATTGCGACCCGATCATCAAGGAGTACGGTTGTTATTAGTGCGTCATGGCGAAACCGACTGGAATCGTCAAACCAGGTTTCAAGGACAAATTGATGTCCCCCTCAACGACAACGGTAGACAACAATCGCAAAAAGCAGCCGAATTTCTCCAAGAGGTAGCGATTGATTTTGCAGTCAGCAGCACGATGCTACGCCCTAAAGAAACAGCAGAGATTATTTTAAAACAGCATCCTGATGTAAAGTTAGACCTGCAAAATGGTTTAAGAGAAATCAGCCACGGACTCTGGGAAGGAAAATTAGAAACAGAGATAGAACAGGAGTTTCCAGGAGAATTGCAGCGCTGGCGGTTAGTGCCTACCCAAGTGCAAATGCCTGAAGGGGAAAATTTGCAACAAGTGTACGATCGCAGCGTTGCAGCTTGGCAATCAATTTTGCAAACCGCATCAACCAACCAATTTCAAACCGTTTTAGTAGTAGCTCATGACGCTACTAATAAAACTCTACTTTGTCATATTTTGGGTTTACCGCTAGAAAATTTCTGGAATTTTCGTCAGGGTAATGGCGCAGTTAGTGTTATTGATTACTCTTCTGGCATCGATGGTTTACCAGTATTACAAGCGATGAACATCACCACTCACTTTGGTGGAGGCGTACTAGATAAAACAGCAGCAGGGGCATTGTAA
- a CDS encoding alkaline phosphatase: MISFLRKYKRSLSFVMAGLLCTVLLVFGNSVFQPTLASGNGTNVIIMIGDGMGWNMARAAAVAKGAPFYTSGKGSGLSFQKLSGYGLVTTYGTTIQGNTPANPTGQPHLTGNSALDGSNPLTAASPVRPNFTFQPTPFNPGDRLDGNSLADGNLTGYDPSQGGPLPWIPLTPANPGKYDKDYIKYSYPDSANTATTLYTGVKSFNNAMGVDIYEKKLKTILEIAKENNKSTGLVTSVPVSHATPGAAASFVNRRSKYDSVYDPTKTNQDSILQQTLLNFQPNVLLGGGHPKDLENQATTNTSDGVFKYTYIQKDTYEHLKNNPTSNRYGYTFLERGPNATQTLLNTAAKIDPNKGEKLFGLYGARGQDGNLPTSSSKGDYSSTGLGNFTLYSSVVKGGGTPGTCPSGKIITGTVGDCVPVIDAAGNPIAPNAPAPDTIRPLAPGETDASFIAREINENPTLADLTKAALTVLGKDKDGFWLMVEGGDVDWAAHDNNMDNLIGTMNDFDKAVQQVITWVENHGGWSKNLLLVTADHDHYLTLNNDFASKLTPNPDPNQARGLKYNAKDITFVKHNPTDAGHFWGSDPNYKYLWGSHSRRVVPVYYQGAYSSTLTRSFGQNLEFTDSSGTYSAPGIRGVVDQSHIFKTMKTAIAGHRRGRFNEDED, encoded by the coding sequence ATGATTTCATTTTTGCGAAAGTACAAGCGATCGCTATCTTTTGTTATGGCTGGCTTGCTCTGTACCGTTCTGCTAGTATTTGGTAATTCTGTTTTCCAGCCGACTCTGGCCTCTGGTAATGGAACTAACGTAATTATCATGATTGGCGACGGTATGGGTTGGAATATGGCCCGGGCCGCAGCTGTTGCCAAAGGCGCACCTTTTTACACAAGTGGTAAAGGCTCAGGTCTTAGCTTTCAAAAGCTAAGTGGATATGGATTGGTAACTACTTACGGCACAACAATTCAAGGAAATACACCAGCCAATCCAACAGGTCAGCCCCATTTAACAGGTAACTCTGCTCTAGATGGGTCTAATCCTCTCACAGCTGCAAGTCCTGTTCGCCCCAACTTTACATTCCAGCCTACCCCTTTTAATCCAGGCGATCGACTTGATGGCAACAGTTTGGCAGATGGTAATCTCACAGGTTACGACCCTAGTCAGGGTGGCCCTCTTCCCTGGATTCCTCTAACCCCCGCAAATCCTGGAAAATACGACAAAGATTACATTAAGTACAGTTATCCTGACTCTGCTAACACCGCTACAACTCTTTATACGGGCGTAAAGAGCTTTAACAACGCGATGGGTGTAGACATTTACGAGAAAAAGTTGAAAACCATCCTGGAAATTGCCAAGGAAAATAATAAGTCTACAGGCTTGGTGACATCTGTACCTGTTAGTCATGCAACACCTGGCGCTGCTGCTTCTTTCGTAAATCGTCGCAGCAAGTATGATAGCGTTTACGACCCCACGAAGACCAACCAAGACAGCATTTTGCAACAAACATTGCTGAACTTTCAGCCTAATGTTTTGTTAGGTGGCGGTCATCCTAAAGACCTGGAAAATCAGGCAACTACAAATACATCTGATGGCGTATTTAAATATACGTATATTCAGAAAGACACTTACGAGCATTTAAAGAATAACCCTACATCCAATCGTTACGGTTATACCTTTTTGGAACGTGGGCCCAATGCAACCCAAACCCTATTAAACACGGCTGCCAAAATTGACCCAAATAAAGGAGAGAAATTATTTGGTCTGTATGGGGCTCGTGGACAAGACGGCAACCTTCCTACCAGTTCTTCTAAAGGAGACTACAGTAGCACAGGTTTAGGCAACTTCACCCTCTATAGCTCCGTTGTCAAAGGCGGTGGAACCCCAGGAACCTGCCCATCTGGGAAAATTATTACTGGTACTGTTGGGGATTGTGTTCCTGTAATCGATGCAGCGGGTAATCCCATTGCTCCTAATGCTCCTGCACCTGATACCATCCGTCCTCTAGCTCCTGGTGAAACTGATGCTAGCTTTATCGCCAGAGAGATTAACGAAAATCCGACTTTAGCCGATCTCACCAAAGCAGCTTTAACCGTTCTGGGTAAAGACAAAGACGGTTTTTGGCTGATGGTTGAGGGAGGTGATGTAGACTGGGCGGCTCATGACAACAACATGGATAACCTAATTGGTACCATGAATGATTTTGATAAGGCAGTCCAGCAGGTCATTACTTGGGTAGAAAATCATGGTGGTTGGAGCAAGAACTTGCTACTGGTTACTGCCGACCATGACCACTATCTAACTCTGAATAATGATTTTGCCTCTAAATTGACTCCTAATCCTGACCCGAATCAGGCTAGGGGTTTGAAGTATAACGCCAAAGACATCACTTTTGTGAAGCACAATCCTACTGATGCTGGTCACTTTTGGGGGTCTGATCCAAATTACAAGTACCTTTGGGGTAGCCATAGCCGTCGGGTTGTACCTGTTTACTACCAGGGTGCTTATTCCTCAACTCTGACTCGATCCTTTGGACAAAATCTGGAGTTTACAGATAGTTCTGGTACTTACAGCGCGCCTGGTATTCGGGGTGTGGTCGATCAGAGTCATATCTTCAAGACTATGAAAACTGCGATCGCAGGTCATAGAAGAGGCCGCTTCAATGAAGATGAAGACTAG
- a CDS encoding STAS domain-containing protein — protein sequence MTLTQEFQVILFKPQTSIDLEGGMALSEQMAGVVPQSHQLWVIDLAEVNFMDSSGLVPLVKGLKAARQSGCRLVLCNVQTPVRLILELTQLDTVFEVFNTYEDILSTVKNDSLLVAG from the coding sequence ATGACTCTCACACAAGAATTTCAAGTGATTTTGTTCAAACCCCAAACAAGCATAGATTTAGAAGGCGGTATGGCTTTGAGCGAACAGATGGCTGGAGTAGTACCCCAATCTCATCAACTCTGGGTTATTGACTTAGCAGAAGTTAACTTTATGGACAGTTCTGGGTTAGTTCCTTTGGTAAAAGGACTGAAAGCTGCACGTCAGAGTGGTTGTCGTTTGGTTTTATGCAACGTGCAAACTCCTGTGCGGTTAATTTTAGAACTTACCCAACTAGATACAGTTTTTGAAGTTTTTAATACTTATGAAGATATTCTTAGCACCGTCAAAAACGACAGTTTGCTTGTAGCAGGTTAA
- a CDS encoding argininosuccinate synthase, protein MGRAKKVVLAYSGGVDTSVCIPYLKQEWGVEEVITLAADLGQGDELEPIREKALKSGASESLVADVKDSFVKDYAFGAIQANALYENRYPLGTALARPLIAKILVETAEKYGADAIAHGCTGKGNDQVRFDVSVTALNPNIKILAPAREWGMSREETIAYGEKFGIPSPVKKSSPYSIDKNLLGRSIEAGLLEDPSFEPPEEIYEMTKAIADTPNEPEYIEIGFHGGIPTTINGIAKKPVELIEQLNQLVGNHGIGRIDMIENRLVGIKSREIYESPAMLVLIQAHRDLESLTLTADVTHYKRGIEETYSQIVYNGLWYSPLKVALDAFIQKTQERVSGTVRVKLFKGNSTIVGRSSDNSLYTPDLATYGAEDQFDHKAAEGFIYVWGLPTRIWSQQTRE, encoded by the coding sequence ATGGGTCGCGCCAAAAAGGTTGTCTTGGCATATTCTGGTGGAGTAGATACATCGGTTTGCATCCCTTACCTCAAACAAGAGTGGGGTGTAGAAGAGGTGATTACCCTAGCAGCAGATTTAGGTCAGGGAGATGAATTAGAGCCAATTCGAGAAAAAGCTCTAAAATCAGGTGCAAGTGAATCATTGGTGGCGGATGTCAAAGACAGCTTCGTAAAGGATTATGCCTTTGGAGCGATTCAAGCCAACGCCCTCTATGAAAATCGTTATCCTTTAGGAACTGCTCTTGCCCGTCCGCTGATTGCTAAGATATTAGTAGAAACGGCCGAAAAATATGGTGCTGATGCGATCGCTCACGGTTGTACTGGCAAAGGTAACGATCAGGTTCGCTTTGATGTCTCAGTGACAGCCCTCAACCCCAACATCAAGATCCTCGCACCCGCTAGAGAATGGGGTATGAGCCGTGAGGAAACCATCGCTTATGGTGAAAAGTTCGGTATCCCCTCACCAGTTAAAAAATCCTCTCCCTACAGCATTGACAAAAATTTACTTGGTCGTAGCATTGAAGCTGGTTTACTCGAAGATCCCTCATTTGAGCCACCAGAAGAAATCTATGAGATGACCAAAGCGATCGCTGACACTCCCAACGAACCAGAGTACATCGAAATTGGTTTTCACGGTGGTATTCCGACGACCATCAACGGCATAGCTAAAAAACCAGTTGAGCTAATTGAACAACTCAATCAGCTTGTAGGAAATCACGGTATCGGACGGATCGATATGATTGAAAACCGTCTGGTAGGAATCAAATCGCGGGAAATCTACGAATCACCTGCAATGTTAGTGCTAATTCAGGCACATAGAGATTTAGAAAGTTTGACTTTGACGGCAGATGTCACTCATTACAAGCGTGGGATTGAAGAAACTTACAGCCAAATTGTTTACAACGGCTTGTGGTACAGTCCATTGAAAGTTGCACTGGATGCCTTTATTCAAAAAACACAAGAGCGAGTCTCTGGAACTGTGCGAGTGAAGTTGTTCAAGGGTAACTCTACAATAGTTGGGCGTTCAAGCGATAATTCTCTCTATACTCCCGATTTGGCAACCTACGGAGCCGAAGACCAATTCGACCACAAAGCTGCTGAAGGCTTTATCTATGTTTGGGGCCTACCAACTCGCATTTGGTCGCAGCAAACTAGGGAATGA
- a CDS encoding DUF423 domain-containing protein translates to MTQIFLSIAALLGGLSVAAGAFASHALREKISERSLEIFETGARYQMYHALALFLVAILISRTESPQPTLIAAGWLFIVGIAIFSGSLYAISLTGIKSLGAIAPLGGAAFLAGWGTLAFAAWNLKL, encoded by the coding sequence ATGACGCAGATTTTTTTGAGTATAGCTGCCCTTTTAGGCGGTTTGTCAGTTGCTGCTGGTGCTTTTGCTTCCCATGCCCTACGGGAAAAAATTAGTGAGCGATCGCTAGAAATTTTTGAAACTGGCGCTCGTTACCAAATGTATCATGCTCTGGCACTTTTTCTAGTCGCCATCCTAATTAGTCGTACCGAGTCCCCTCAACCCACTCTCATCGCCGCTGGATGGCTGTTTATCGTTGGCATTGCTATTTTTTCAGGTAGCTTGTATGCCATTAGCTTAACCGGTATTAAGTCCCTGGGAGCGATCGCACCACTAGGTGGTGCAGCCTTTCTTGCTGGTTGGGGTACTTTAGCTTTTGCTGCTTGGAATTTGAAATTATAA
- a CDS encoding DedA family protein translates to MSLELISLENIQKVAHTYGYWAIFLGILLENLGIPLPGETVTLVGGFLAGSDELNFWLVLSDAIMGAVIGGTCGYWIGRVSGWTFLVKVGSIFRISEIRLLTIKDQFSQNAAKAVFFGRFLALLRVFAAPLAGIAEMPFGKFFLYNFLGAAAWASVMVTLAFFAGKIISLEQLVARVGQFAIAALLIITALIVVPLWLESRQVKEASTEE, encoded by the coding sequence ATGTCTTTAGAGTTGATTTCACTAGAAAATATCCAGAAAGTAGCCCATACTTACGGGTATTGGGCGATTTTTTTGGGAATTTTGCTAGAAAATTTAGGCATTCCCCTTCCTGGTGAAACCGTGACCTTAGTGGGCGGGTTCCTAGCTGGCAGCGATGAACTAAATTTCTGGCTGGTTCTCAGTGATGCAATTATGGGTGCTGTAATTGGCGGCACTTGTGGTTATTGGATTGGCAGAGTTAGCGGTTGGACTTTTTTGGTAAAAGTTGGTAGCATATTTCGGATTTCTGAAATACGGCTGCTGACTATTAAAGATCAATTTAGTCAAAATGCTGCGAAAGCTGTATTCTTTGGACGTTTTTTGGCGTTATTGCGAGTTTTTGCAGCACCACTAGCGGGTATAGCCGAAATGCCCTTTGGAAAATTCTTTTTATACAATTTTTTAGGAGCAGCTGCTTGGGCTAGTGTGATGGTGACATTAGCTTTCTTTGCTGGAAAAATTATCTCTTTAGAACAATTGGTTGCTCGGGTGGGTCAGTTTGCGATCGCAGCCTTACTGATTATTACTGCCTTAATTGTTGTTCCCCTGTGGCTAGAGTCTCGCCAAGTTAAGGAAGCGAGTACTGAAGAGTAA
- a CDS encoding cation diffusion facilitator family transporter, whose amino-acid sequence MLSFQWCRCADDSVKVVNNQQKTKMLWVTVGLLALFFVAEWSVGLWSRSLSLQADAGHILSDIAALVISLFASFLAQQPAKKKATFGHQRIEVLAALLNGLGLLAIATFITWEAIQRWQHPAAILGLPMLGVAVLGLIVNLLNINFLHPHTHNDLNLQGALLHIIADTASSVGVIIAALAVHLWDWWWADVAISLVVATFTGLSALPLVQESLKIFLEYAPESIDPLEVEISLKSFPGVVQVEKLHIWAISLNKVMLCANLTVESTTIQERDRLLNKLENHIRKTFHVAEITLQLTSCKKPSVLPIHPLFNQDLVLMLSPNKAN is encoded by the coding sequence ATGCTTTCATTTCAATGGTGTAGATGTGCAGATGATTCTGTAAAAGTAGTAAATAATCAGCAAAAAACAAAAATGTTGTGGGTAACAGTAGGATTACTTGCTCTTTTTTTTGTTGCTGAGTGGAGTGTAGGCTTATGGAGCCGGAGTTTATCTTTACAAGCAGATGCGGGACACATTCTTTCAGATATTGCAGCCTTAGTAATATCCCTATTTGCTAGCTTTTTAGCACAGCAACCAGCGAAGAAAAAAGCCACATTTGGACATCAGCGAATCGAAGTTTTAGCGGCTTTGTTAAATGGATTAGGTTTGCTAGCGATCGCTACTTTTATTACATGGGAAGCTATTCAACGTTGGCAACATCCAGCAGCAATTTTGGGCTTACCAATGTTAGGGGTGGCAGTATTAGGTTTAATCGTCAATCTACTCAACATTAATTTCCTTCATCCCCACACCCATAACGATTTAAACCTACAAGGGGCTTTGCTTCATATCATTGCTGATACTGCTAGTTCTGTGGGCGTAATTATAGCTGCTTTAGCAGTTCATCTTTGGGATTGGTGGTGGGCAGATGTCGCTATTAGTTTAGTCGTTGCAACTTTTACGGGTTTAAGTGCTTTACCTCTAGTCCAAGAAAGCCTAAAGATTTTTTTGGAGTACGCACCAGAATCAATTGACCCCCTTGAAGTGGAAATATCTCTTAAATCTTTTCCTGGTGTTGTGCAAGTAGAAAAACTCCACATCTGGGCAATTAGCTTAAATAAGGTAATGCTTTGTGCCAATTTGACAGTTGAATCTACAACTATCCAAGAACGCGATCGCTTACTCAATAAGCTAGAAAATCACATCCGCAAAACTTTTCATGTTGCTGAGATAACTTTGCAGCTAACTAGCTGTAAAAAACCTTCTGTACTACCAATTCATCCTTTATTTAATCAAGACTTAGTTTTAATGTTGTCTCCTAATAAAGCAAATTAA
- the egtC gene encoding ergothioneine biosynthesis protein EgtC — protein MCRLLAYLGSPISLEHLLYKPEHSLIVQSYQPREMTSGVVNADGFGVGWYHSQKDTDPFIYKNTLPIWNDINLPSLSRYIESKCVLAYVRSATPNQSVDFANCQPFNHQQQLFIHNGRIENFRKTLHRKIRSALTQDFYEKINGNTDSEHIFALLLSQSQINKHRPLEYALRTTLLTLREMAQRYQVEASLNVIFSDGHRLIASRFATTSPPPSLYWIRDDPTFPKSVIIASEPLFIGNWITCPENSIISVGADCEIQIEQI, from the coding sequence ATGTGCCGTTTACTTGCTTACCTCGGTTCGCCTATTTCTCTAGAACATCTTCTGTATAAACCAGAACACTCACTGATAGTCCAGAGTTATCAACCCCGCGAAATGACATCTGGAGTAGTAAATGCAGATGGCTTTGGGGTGGGTTGGTATCATAGTCAAAAAGATACTGACCCTTTTATCTACAAAAATACTCTACCTATTTGGAATGATATAAACCTACCCAGTCTCAGCCGTTACATTGAATCAAAATGTGTACTTGCTTATGTCCGCAGCGCTACACCAAATCAAAGCGTAGATTTTGCTAATTGTCAGCCTTTTAACCATCAACAACAGCTATTTATTCACAATGGACGAATCGAGAATTTCCGTAAAACATTGCACAGAAAAATCCGCAGCGCTTTAACCCAAGATTTTTATGAAAAAATTAATGGTAATACTGACTCCGAACACATTTTTGCATTATTGCTTTCACAAAGTCAAATCAACAAACATCGACCTCTAGAATATGCTTTACGCACTACATTATTAACACTCCGAGAAATGGCACAACGCTATCAAGTAGAAGCCTCACTTAATGTAATTTTTAGTGATGGACATCGTTTAATAGCTTCTCGCTTTGCTACCACTTCACCGCCTCCATCTCTTTACTGGATACGAGATGATCCAACTTTTCCCAAATCTGTAATTATTGCATCCGAACCTCTATTTATAGGTAACTGGATTACTTGTCCAGAAAATAGCATTATTAGTGTAGGAGCAGACTGTGAAATCCAAATTGAGCAAATTTAG
- a CDS encoding DNA polymerase beta superfamily protein, with protein MNIPRSIKTIIEQQPYPLLFTIISGSHLYGFPSPDSDYDLRGVHILPVQEVVGLETGNETIEVSEVRESLEIDLVTHDVKKFFLMLLKKNGYVLEQLYSPLILTTSPEHEQLKSIANKCISRHHSHHYFGFAATQWRLFEKEQTHRIKPLLYVYRVLLTGIYLMQTGRIEANLIKLNEVFNLPYIDDLITQKRAEKERSILSDVNIDFHKREYESLRNKLQEAYESSPLPEVPSANGALHNLLVRLRVKSYEY; from the coding sequence ATGAATATTCCACGTTCTATTAAGACAATTATTGAGCAGCAGCCTTACCCGCTTTTATTCACCATCATCAGTGGTTCCCACTTATATGGTTTTCCGTCACCTGATTCTGATTATGACTTGCGTGGTGTGCATATTTTACCAGTTCAAGAAGTGGTGGGATTAGAAACTGGTAATGAAACTATCGAAGTTTCAGAAGTTCGTGAATCTTTGGAAATTGATTTAGTAACTCATGATGTCAAAAAATTCTTTTTGATGCTACTTAAAAAGAATGGTTACGTGTTAGAACAACTATATTCACCTTTAATATTAACAACTTCACCTGAGCATGAGCAATTAAAATCCATTGCTAATAAGTGTATTAGCCGTCACCATAGCCACCACTATTTTGGTTTTGCTGCAACACAATGGAGACTTTTCGAGAAAGAACAGACGCATCGAATCAAACCATTACTTTATGTCTATAGAGTTCTCTTGACTGGAATTTATTTGATGCAGACAGGGAGAATTGAAGCTAACTTAATTAAGCTGAATGAGGTTTTTAATCTACCATATATTGATGATTTAATTACTCAAAAGAGGGCAGAAAAAGAAAGGTCTATTTTATCAGATGTTAATATAGATTTTCATAAAAGAGAATATGAAAGTCTGCGTAATAAGTTGCAAGAGGCGTATGAATCTAGCCCATTACCGGAAGTACCTTCTGCGAATGGGGCTTTGCATAATTTGTTGGTACGTCTGAGAGTGAAGAGTTATGAATATTGA
- a CDS encoding PEP-CTERM sorting domain-containing protein, giving the protein MTDSIFKKLASATVGTALIFSLGETIPAQAAAITYNFFNDDKTLTGTFSFDPAAAADDQEVTIAEGLKISATYGGQSYTEADDPLASVFTDFSGTILNQAGLGLYFTPGTFNIYRESLIDLNDSTGAGVQTVTYTSVPEPNLMLGLSVFGLSLFLGKKIRSFRPSSTKA; this is encoded by the coding sequence ATGACTGACTCTATCTTCAAGAAGTTAGCATCTGCAACGGTAGGAACTGCTTTGATTTTTTCATTAGGCGAGACTATCCCCGCCCAAGCAGCAGCCATAACTTATAATTTTTTTAACGATGATAAAACTCTCACAGGCACTTTTTCATTCGATCCAGCAGCAGCAGCAGACGATCAAGAAGTAACCATCGCCGAAGGTTTAAAGATTTCTGCTACTTATGGTGGACAGTCATACACTGAAGCAGACGATCCTTTAGCGTCAGTTTTCACGGACTTTTCGGGAACAATTTTGAACCAAGCCGGGTTAGGGTTGTATTTTACACCCGGCACTTTTAATATCTACCGCGAAAGTTTGATCGATTTGAATGATTCCACTGGTGCGGGTGTTCAAACTGTCACTTACACAAGTGTTCCAGAGCCAAATTTGATGCTTGGATTGTCTGTATTCGGGTTGAGTTTGTTCTTGGGTAAAAAGATAAGGTCTTTTAGACCATCAAGCACAAAAGCTTAA
- a CDS encoding dihydroorotase, with the protein MAELLQKIRVIDPVSQIDEIFDVLIADDYIKAVASHITDIHPDTQIRDCQGLVLGPGLVDLYSHSGEPGFEERETLLSLLQSAAAGGFTRVSILPDTSPAIDNPALVAQLQQKREREGGQGGQGGNIASLSPLPLLHIWGAITLDVAGKQMTELADLAAAGVVGFSDGKPFENLALVRRVLEYVQPLGKPVAFWPSDRQLTANGVMREGPDALRFGLPPIPASAETSAIAAMLELVATIGTPVHIMRVSTSRSVELIASAKAAGLPITASTTWMHLLLDTKSIKSYNTSLHLDPPLGNPNDVAALRAGVRAGVIDAIAIDHTPYSYEEKVQAFAEAPPGAIGLELALPLLWQYLVETEEFTALELWRALSTSAAECFGQKVSAILPHQPAELTLFDPQQSWKVERKNLYTLSQNTSWLGQQIKGRVVQTWC; encoded by the coding sequence ATGGCTGAACTGCTGCAAAAAATCCGGGTAATTGACCCAGTTTCTCAAATTGACGAAATCTTTGATGTACTAATTGCTGATGATTATATCAAAGCAGTGGCTTCACACATTACTGATATTCATCCCGATACTCAAATTAGAGATTGTCAGGGATTAGTTCTTGGGCCGGGGTTAGTGGATTTGTACAGCCACTCCGGTGAACCAGGATTTGAAGAACGGGAAACTCTGTTGTCTCTTTTACAATCGGCTGCGGCTGGTGGCTTTACTAGAGTTAGCATCTTACCTGATACATCCCCAGCTATTGATAATCCTGCACTTGTGGCACAGTTGCAGCAGAAGAGAGAGAGAGAAGGGGGACAAGGGGGACAAGGAGGAAATATTGCTTCCTTGTCTCCTCTCCCCCTGCTTCATATCTGGGGTGCTATCACTCTAGATGTAGCTGGGAAGCAAATGACGGAATTAGCAGATTTAGCAGCGGCTGGAGTTGTTGGTTTTAGTGATGGTAAGCCTTTTGAAAATTTGGCGCTGGTGCGGCGAGTCTTAGAATATGTCCAACCGTTAGGTAAACCAGTAGCTTTTTGGCCAAGCGATCGCCAACTAACAGCAAATGGTGTAATGAGAGAAGGGCCAGATGCTCTCCGTTTCGGTTTACCTCCAATACCCGCTAGTGCAGAAACTAGTGCGATCGCAGCTATGCTTGAATTAGTTGCAACCATTGGTACACCAGTCCATATTATGCGCGTTTCTACATCCCGCAGTGTGGAATTAATCGCCTCAGCCAAAGCTGCTGGTTTACCCATTACCGCCAGCACTACCTGGATGCACCTTTTACTTGATACGAAATCAATTAAGAGTTATAACACTAGCTTGCATTTAGACCCGCCTTTAGGAAATCCTAATGATGTGGCAGCGTTGCGTGCCGGAGTGCGTGCGGGTGTGATAGATGCGATCGCAATCGATCATACACCCTACAGCTACGAAGAAAAAGTCCAAGCCTTTGCCGAAGCTCCTCCAGGAGCAATTGGTTTAGAGTTAGCATTACCCTTGTTGTGGCAATATCTGGTTGAAACTGAAGAATTTACAGCTTTAGAATTATGGCGGGCATTGAGTACCAGTGCCGCAGAATGTTTTGGGCAAAAAGTCAGTGCAATTCTACCTCATCAACCAGCAGAACTTACTTTATTTGACCCCCAGCAAAGCTGGAAAGTCGAACGAAAAAATCTTTATACACTTTCACAAAATACATCTTGGTTAGGACAACAAATCAAAGGTCGTGTTGTGCAAACCTGGTGTTGA